The nucleotide sequence AGGGTGACGGCGGCGAGCTCCGCGGGCGTCACCCCGTCGAAGCGGTCCCCGTGGAGTTTCAGGCGGAGTCGGGGACGACCCACGTCGATGGGGACCTTCTCGGTGCGGATCAGCCCCTCTTCCTCGAGGGTGGTCTTGGTTCGCGAGAACGTCGCCTTGCTCGCGATTCCCACGTCCTCGCCCCACTTGCTGATGTCGTAGAGGAGGACGTCGTTGTGGGCCGCGACCAGAAGCGTGAGCGTCACCTCGTCGAACTGGGAGGCGGCGTCGCGGGCGTCGTTCAGGGCATCGAGGGCGGCGTCGAAATCCTCGCGGACGTCCTGCCCGATCTCCTCGGCGAGGGTCTCGCGGACCCGCGAGAGCGGGGGCGTCCGCAGGTCGAACGTCGGGGCGGGGTCCCACTGGGCGCCGTAGGTCTCCCGGACCGCGTCGACG is from Haloplanus salinarum and encodes:
- the tbsP gene encoding transcriptional regulator TbsP → MVAGANLHGKVFEEILETVFESAEELLLVDPTAEAVRALMAVTTSASDPPSIRILADEALLKDVMDDFVVASNAADHVAADTLSMRAGGTGSTNTLVVTETAVWALVSVGDRVAALGGDETAFVDAVRETYGAQWDPAPTFDLRTPPLSRVRETLAEEIGQDVREDFDAALDALNDARDAASQFDEVTLTLLVAAHNDVLLYDISKWGEDVGIASKATFSRTKTTLEEEGLIRTEKVPIDVGRPRLRLKLHGDRFDGVTPAELAAVTLNHSA